One Streptomyces sp. RPA4-2 genomic window carries:
- a CDS encoding 5'-3' exonuclease, whose amino-acid sequence MRGVTRRLMLLDTASLYFRAYFGVPDSVRAPDGTPVNAVRGLLDFIDRLVKDHHPDDLVACMDADWRPQWRVDLIPSYKAHRVAVETETGPDEEEVPDTLSPQVPVIEDVLDALGIARVGVEGYEADDVIGTFTGRATGPVDIVTGDRDLYQLVDDERGVRVLYPLKGVGTLQLTDETWLREKYGVDGSGYADLALLRGDPSDGLPGVPGIGEKTAAKLLDAFGDLAGIMTAVDDPKSALTPSQRKRLDESRPYVALAPEVVRVAGDVPLPDVDTALPHTPRDPAALDALAARWGLGGSLQRLLTTLGT is encoded by the coding sequence ATGCGAGGCGTGACCAGACGCCTGATGCTGCTCGACACCGCCTCCCTGTACTTCCGGGCCTACTTCGGGGTCCCCGACTCGGTGAGGGCCCCGGACGGCACGCCCGTGAACGCCGTGCGCGGGCTGCTCGACTTCATCGACCGCCTGGTCAAGGACCACCACCCGGACGACCTGGTGGCCTGTATGGACGCGGACTGGCGCCCGCAGTGGCGGGTCGACCTGATCCCCTCGTACAAGGCGCACCGAGTGGCCGTGGAGACCGAGACGGGCCCGGACGAGGAGGAGGTGCCGGACACGCTCTCCCCGCAGGTGCCCGTCATCGAGGACGTCCTGGACGCGCTGGGCATCGCGCGCGTGGGGGTCGAGGGGTACGAGGCGGACGACGTGATCGGCACCTTCACCGGGCGCGCCACCGGCCCGGTCGACATCGTCACCGGCGACCGCGACCTCTACCAACTCGTCGACGACGAGCGGGGAGTGCGCGTCCTGTACCCCCTCAAGGGCGTCGGCACCCTCCAGCTCACCGACGAGACGTGGCTGCGCGAGAAGTACGGTGTCGACGGCTCGGGATACGCGGACCTGGCGCTGCTGCGCGGCGACCCGAGCGACGGCCTTCCGGGGGTGCCCGGGATCGGCGAGAAGACGGCGGCCAAGCTGCTCGACGCCTTCGGCGACCTGGCCGGGATCATGACCGCCGTGGACGACCCGAAGTCCGCGCTGACGCCCTCTCAGCGCAAGCGGCTCGACGAGTCCCGCCCCTACGTCGCCCTGGCACCCGAGGTCGTACGGGTCGCCGGTGACGTCCCGCTGCCCGACGTCGACACGGCGCTGCCGCACACCCCGCGCGACCCGGCCGCCCTGGACGCGCTCGCGGCCCGCTGGGGCCTGGGCGGATCGCTGCAGCGCCTGCTCACGACGCTCGGCACCTGA
- a CDS encoding siderophore-interacting protein — MAERPARRPRKPHSARVVRTERLTPHMQRVVLGGEGLAEFTAGTCTDHYVKLLFAAEGVTYPEPFDLERIREEFPREQWPVTRTYTVRAWDPELRELSLDFVVHGDEGLAGPWAARVQPGETVRFMGPGGAYAPDASADWHLLAGDESALPAIAAALEALPDGAVAHAFLEVSGRDEEQKIDSDVNVVWLHRGDRPVGEALVEAVRALDFPEGRMQAFVHGEAAFVKELRRLLRVEREVPREDLSISGYWRLGHNEDGWQAAKREWNAQVEAEQEASSAAAS, encoded by the coding sequence ATGGCAGAGCGTCCGGCACGCAGGCCCAGGAAGCCCCACTCCGCGCGCGTCGTGCGGACCGAACGGCTCACTCCCCATATGCAGCGCGTCGTCCTGGGCGGCGAGGGCCTCGCCGAGTTCACCGCGGGCACCTGTACCGACCATTACGTGAAGTTGCTCTTCGCCGCGGAGGGCGTCACCTATCCCGAGCCGTTCGACCTGGAGCGGATCCGCGAGGAGTTCCCGCGCGAGCAGTGGCCCGTGACCCGGACGTACACCGTGCGGGCCTGGGACCCCGAACTGCGCGAGCTCTCGCTCGACTTCGTGGTCCACGGCGACGAGGGCCTGGCCGGCCCCTGGGCGGCCCGCGTCCAACCGGGCGAGACCGTACGGTTCATGGGCCCCGGCGGCGCGTACGCGCCCGACGCGAGCGCCGACTGGCATCTGCTCGCCGGTGACGAGAGCGCGCTGCCCGCGATCGCCGCCGCCCTGGAGGCGCTGCCGGACGGCGCCGTGGCCCACGCCTTCCTGGAGGTCTCGGGCCGCGACGAGGAGCAGAAGATCGACTCCGACGTGAACGTGGTGTGGCTGCACCGCGGGGACCGGCCCGTCGGCGAGGCCCTGGTGGAGGCCGTGCGCGCGCTCGACTTCCCGGAGGGCCGGATGCAGGCGTTCGTGCACGGCGAGGCGGCCTTCGTGAAGGAGCTGCGCCGGCTGCTGCGGGTGGAGCGGGAGGTCCCGCGCGAGGATCTGTCGATCTCCGGCTACTGGCGGCTGGGGCACAACGAGGACGGCTGGCAGGCGGCCAAGCGGGAGTGGAACGCGCAGGTGGAGGCGGAGCAGGAGGCGAGCTCGGCGGCCGCTTCCTGA
- a CDS encoding amino acid permease produces MTTTAPSDVRPDPPRSPDDGSLTPFGYRQELRRSLGRYASFAAGFSFISVLTTVFQFFAFGYAFGGPVFFWTWPAVLVGQLTVAACFAELAARYPLSGAIYQWSSRLSNLSFGWFAGWIMVIGQIVVVAAAALALQMVLPAIWSGFQLVGDDPAPTSPDGAANAAVLGVVLLVLTTLVNVVDNRVMSVINRVGVTAEIIGAVLIIVLLFTHSERSPGITFHTGGGGSGLFGALMVGSFTAAYVMIGFDSAGEMSEETHNPRRTAPRTILTALGAAGLLGGLIVLGGLLAAPSLTDGHLGVDGLSYVLTSSLGDGVGRALLADVVVAVAVATLAIQTAACRMLFSMARDGRLPFSRRLARVNPRTGMPSVPALTVGVLAAALLLLDFASPEAFLAIGTTCIVMLYLAYAMVTGPMLVRRLRGEFTAGGTDETGAPLFSLGRWGVPVNAIALVYGLLMSVDLAWPRAAVYDPAGGHWYFQWFTVLFLGSTLLAGAAYRAYRARTTVAEAEALEAAPASYT; encoded by the coding sequence GTGACCACCACCGCCCCCTCCGACGTACGCCCCGATCCGCCCCGGTCCCCCGACGACGGCTCGCTCACCCCGTTCGGCTACCGCCAGGAACTGCGGCGCAGCCTCGGCCGATACGCCTCGTTCGCCGCCGGTTTCTCATTCATCTCGGTGCTGACGACCGTCTTCCAATTCTTCGCCTTCGGGTACGCGTTCGGCGGCCCGGTCTTCTTCTGGACCTGGCCGGCCGTCCTGGTGGGCCAGCTGACGGTCGCCGCCTGCTTCGCCGAACTGGCCGCGCGCTACCCGCTCTCGGGCGCGATCTACCAGTGGTCCTCGCGCCTTTCGAACCTCTCCTTCGGCTGGTTCGCCGGCTGGATCATGGTGATCGGGCAGATCGTGGTGGTCGCGGCGGCCGCCCTCGCTCTGCAGATGGTGCTGCCCGCGATCTGGTCGGGCTTCCAGCTGGTGGGCGACGATCCGGCGCCCACCAGCCCCGACGGCGCGGCGAACGCGGCGGTCCTCGGTGTCGTCCTGCTCGTCCTGACCACGCTGGTGAACGTCGTCGACAACCGGGTGATGTCGGTGATCAACCGCGTCGGCGTCACCGCCGAGATCATCGGCGCCGTCCTGATCATCGTCCTGCTGTTCACCCACTCCGAGCGCTCCCCCGGCATCACCTTCCACACCGGTGGGGGCGGATCGGGCCTGTTCGGGGCGCTGATGGTGGGCTCCTTCACGGCGGCCTACGTGATGATCGGCTTCGACAGCGCGGGCGAGATGAGCGAGGAGACGCACAACCCACGGCGCACCGCGCCCCGCACGATCCTCACCGCGCTCGGCGCGGCGGGTCTGCTCGGCGGACTGATCGTGCTGGGCGGCCTGCTGGCCGCGCCCAGCCTCACCGACGGGCACCTGGGCGTGGACGGCCTGAGCTACGTGCTGACCAGCAGCCTCGGGGACGGGGTGGGCCGGGCGCTGCTCGCCGACGTGGTGGTGGCCGTCGCGGTGGCGACGCTGGCGATCCAGACGGCCGCCTGCCGCATGCTCTTCTCGATGGCCCGGGACGGCCGGCTCCCCTTCTCCCGCCGGCTCGCGAGGGTCAACCCGCGCACCGGCATGCCGAGCGTGCCCGCGCTCACCGTCGGTGTCCTCGCCGCCGCCCTGCTGCTGCTCGACTTCGCCTCCCCGGAGGCCTTTCTGGCGATCGGTACCACCTGCATCGTGATGCTGTACCTGGCGTACGCGATGGTGACCGGACCGATGCTGGTGCGCCGGCTGCGCGGCGAGTTCACCGCCGGCGGGACCGACGAGACGGGCGCCCCGCTCTTCTCGCTGGGCCGCTGGGGCGTCCCGGTCAACGCGATCGCCCTCGTCTACGGTCTGCTCATGAGCGTCGACCTCGCCTGGCCGCGCGCCGCGGTGTACGACCCGGCGGGCGGACACTGGTACTTCCAGTGGTTCACCGTGCTGTTCCTGGGGTCGACGCTGCTCGCGGGTGCGGCCTACCGGGCGTACCGGGCCCGGACGACGGTGGCGGAGGCCGAGGCTCTGGAGGCGGCCCCGGCCTCGTACACCTGA
- a CDS encoding RluA family pseudouridine synthase, producing the protein MRRKPRIPPSPLPQRDGVDPVRVRLPQAGGWATVREHLVERLAAGTGVIDTMLADGLIVRADGRPVDPATAYEPGMFVWFHRELPDEERVPFAVDVVYRDAHVVVADKPHFLATTPRGSHVAETVLARLRRELDIPALGAAHRLDRLTAGLVLFTVRPEERGAYQSLFRDRLVAKEYEAVAPYDAGLALPRTVRSRIVKERGVMAAQEVAGEPNAVSRVELRDHRDGLGRYRLMPSTGQTHQLRVHMNALGVPILGDPLYPVVTGPVPAGDFRRPLQLLARKLEFTDPVTGRAHRFVSGRELQAWSAHDDWAR; encoded by the coding sequence GTGAGACGCAAGCCCAGGATCCCGCCCTCCCCCCTGCCGCAGCGCGACGGCGTCGACCCCGTGCGCGTCAGACTGCCGCAGGCCGGGGGGTGGGCCACGGTACGGGAGCATCTGGTGGAGCGGCTCGCGGCGGGGACCGGGGTGATCGACACGATGCTCGCGGACGGGCTGATCGTGCGCGCGGACGGGCGGCCGGTGGATCCCGCCACGGCGTACGAGCCGGGGATGTTCGTGTGGTTCCACCGGGAGCTGCCCGACGAGGAGCGGGTGCCGTTCGCCGTCGACGTCGTGTACCGCGACGCCCATGTCGTGGTGGCCGACAAACCCCACTTCCTGGCCACCACACCGCGTGGCAGCCATGTCGCGGAGACCGTGCTGGCGCGGCTGCGGCGGGAGCTGGACATCCCGGCGCTGGGCGCCGCACACCGCCTCGACCGGCTCACCGCCGGGCTCGTGCTGTTCACCGTGCGGCCCGAGGAGCGCGGCGCCTACCAGTCGTTGTTCCGGGACCGTCTCGTCGCCAAGGAGTACGAGGCGGTGGCCCCGTACGACGCGGGGCTCGCGCTGCCGCGCACGGTCCGCAGCCGGATCGTGAAGGAGCGGGGGGTGATGGCCGCGCAGGAGGTGGCGGGTGAACCGAACGCCGTGAGCCGGGTCGAACTCCGCGACCACCGTGACGGGTTGGGACGCTACCGGCTGATGCCGAGCACCGGGCAGACCCATCAGCTACGGGTGCACATGAACGCGCTGGGCGTCCCCATCCTCGGCGACCCGCTCTACCCGGTGGTGACCGGCCCCGTGCCGGCCGGCGACTTCCGGCGTCCACTCCAACTGCTCGCGCGGAAACTGGAGTTCACCGATCCGGTCACGGGGCGGGCACACCGGTTCGTCAGCGGGCGGGAGCTCCAGGCCTGGTCCGCGCACGACGACTGGGCGCGGTAG
- a CDS encoding cytochrome P450 — MTPEPHSPAGTDDLALDPPPGCPAHGRGPGGLHRLHGPEAEDLGALYEELRDEHGAVAPVLLHHDVPIWVVLGHAENLHMVSTPTHFSRDSRLWTAVKDGTAGPEHPLAPHIAWQPICSHAEGDEHLRLRGAVMGAMSTINHRTIRRHINRATQILVNRFCEKGRADLVSQFAEHLPMAVLCQILGMPDEYDDRLVQATRDLLKGTETAIASNEYVMNILIRHTARRRDQPGDDFTGHLINHPAGLTDDEVAQHLRLVLLAAYEATANLLANVLRVVLIDPRFRARLNGGQMTVPEAVEQSLWDEPPFSAVLGYFAKQDTELGGRTIRRGDGLILGIAPGNIDPRVRPDLKADMMGNRSHLAFGGGPHECPGQDIGRAIADVGVEALLMRLPDVELEGDEDELRWRSSMSSRHLVELPVYFEPQPPEEVEDVPPAWPVPPQRQPWQIGTDQSAASAPRREPSLPMSTPAPMVTPPAPAQAPVPAPVRPAGAWQRFLAWWRGY; from the coding sequence GTGACGCCTGAACCCCACTCACCGGCCGGTACGGACGACCTCGCCCTCGACCCGCCGCCGGGTTGCCCCGCCCACGGCCGAGGTCCCGGCGGGCTCCACCGGCTCCACGGCCCCGAGGCGGAGGACCTGGGAGCCCTGTACGAGGAACTCCGCGACGAGCACGGTGCGGTCGCCCCCGTGCTGCTCCACCACGACGTGCCGATCTGGGTGGTGCTCGGCCACGCGGAGAACCTGCACATGGTGAGCACGCCCACCCACTTCTCCCGGGACAGCCGGCTGTGGACCGCCGTCAAGGACGGCACGGCCGGGCCCGAACACCCGCTCGCGCCGCACATCGCCTGGCAGCCCATCTGCTCCCACGCCGAGGGCGACGAGCACCTGCGGCTGCGCGGCGCGGTCATGGGCGCCATGTCGACCATCAACCACCGCACCATCCGCCGGCACATCAACCGGGCGACCCAGATCCTGGTCAACCGCTTCTGCGAGAAGGGCCGGGCGGATCTCGTCAGTCAGTTCGCCGAGCACCTCCCGATGGCCGTGCTGTGCCAGATCCTCGGTATGCCCGACGAGTACGACGACCGACTGGTGCAGGCCACCCGCGACCTGCTCAAGGGCACCGAGACCGCGATCGCCAGCAACGAGTACGTCATGAACATCCTGATCCGGCACACCGCCCGCCGCCGTGACCAGCCGGGCGACGACTTCACCGGCCATCTCATCAACCACCCGGCCGGACTCACCGACGACGAGGTCGCCCAGCATCTGCGCCTGGTGCTGCTGGCCGCCTACGAGGCCACGGCCAACCTGCTCGCCAACGTGTTGCGCGTGGTGCTCATCGACCCGCGTTTCCGCGCCCGGCTGAACGGCGGACAGATGACGGTCCCCGAGGCGGTAGAGCAGTCGCTGTGGGACGAGCCGCCGTTCAGCGCGGTCCTCGGCTACTTCGCCAAGCAGGACACGGAGTTGGGCGGCCGGACCATCCGCCGGGGCGACGGTCTGATCCTCGGCATCGCGCCGGGCAACATCGACCCCCGGGTGCGGCCCGATCTCAAGGCCGACATGATGGGCAACCGGTCCCACCTGGCCTTCGGCGGCGGACCCCACGAGTGTCCGGGGCAGGACATCGGCCGTGCCATCGCCGACGTCGGTGTCGAGGCGCTGCTGATGCGACTGCCCGACGTCGAACTCGAGGGCGACGAGGACGAGTTGCGCTGGCGCTCGTCGATGTCGTCGCGGCACCTGGTGGAGCTCCCTGTCTACTTCGAGCCGCAGCCGCCGGAGGAGGTCGAGGACGTGCCGCCCGCTTGGCCGGTCCCACCGCAGCGGCAGCCCTGGCAGATCGGCACCGACCAGTCGGCGGCGTCCGCGCCGCGGCGCGAGCCGTCCCTGCCGATGTCGACGCCCGCGCCGATGGTGACGCCACCAGCGCCGGCACAGGCCCCCGTACCCGCGCCCGTCCGCCCGGCCGGGGCCTGGCAGCGCTTCCTGGCCTGGTGGCGCGGATACTGA
- a CDS encoding ATP/GTP-binding protein, with the protein MDFKSSDTITGPRAEDHLPHTATAAVKIVIVGGFGVGKTTMVGAVSEIKPLTTEETMTQAGIGIDDNYGSETKTATTVAMDFGRISITEQLVLYLFGTPGQERFWFLWNGLFEGALGAVVLIDTRRLEVSFDVIGRLEERGVPFVVALNDFPDAPSYPIEDLRTALDLAEEIPIVKCDARRRASSRDVLMTLMRFLHSLAMSSSRA; encoded by the coding sequence ATGGACTTCAAAAGCTCTGACACGATCACCGGCCCGCGCGCCGAGGACCACCTGCCGCACACGGCGACCGCCGCGGTGAAGATCGTGATCGTGGGCGGTTTCGGGGTCGGCAAGACGACCATGGTGGGTGCCGTCAGCGAGATCAAGCCGCTGACCACCGAGGAGACCATGACGCAGGCCGGCATCGGCATCGACGACAACTACGGCTCCGAGACCAAGACGGCCACCACCGTGGCCATGGACTTCGGCCGGATCAGCATCACCGAACAACTGGTGCTGTACCTCTTCGGCACCCCCGGCCAGGAACGCTTCTGGTTCCTGTGGAACGGCCTCTTCGAGGGCGCGCTCGGCGCGGTCGTGCTGATCGACACCCGCCGTCTGGAAGTCAGCTTCGACGTGATCGGCCGCCTGGAGGAACGCGGCGTGCCGTTCGTCGTCGCCCTGAACGACTTCCCGGACGCGCCCAGCTATCCGATCGAGGACCTGCGCACCGCGCTCGACCTCGCGGAGGAGATCCCGATCGTGAAGTGCGACGCGCGCCGCCGGGCCTCCAGCCGTGACGTCCTGATGACGCTGATGCGCTTCCTGCACTCGCTGGCGATGTCCTCCTCGCGGGCCTGA
- a CDS encoding DUF742 domain-containing protein, which translates to MTPPQRRRRHPTAEPREVPQGGPPHEGASPEGTPQEGQEQDPKIPGRLYVLTGGGEGGDRADLDLVTLIVARADPPAPTTQPEQSVLLRLCKAPLSVAELSAYLNLPFSVVTVLLTELLTAELVQARAPIVRSALPDRSLLEAVMHGLQKL; encoded by the coding sequence ATGACTCCTCCGCAACGCCGCCGGCGCCACCCCACCGCGGAGCCCCGGGAAGTCCCCCAGGGAGGCCCGCCGCACGAGGGAGCCTCCCCGGAGGGGACCCCCCAGGAGGGCCAGGAACAGGACCCCAAGATCCCTGGGCGCCTGTATGTGCTCACCGGCGGGGGCGAGGGCGGCGACCGGGCCGACCTCGACCTGGTCACCCTGATCGTGGCGCGTGCCGACCCTCCGGCGCCCACCACGCAGCCCGAGCAGTCGGTGCTGTTGCGGCTGTGCAAGGCCCCTCTGTCCGTGGCCGAGCTCTCGGCCTATCTCAATCTGCCGTTCAGCGTGGTGACCGTCCTGCTCACCGAGCTGCTGACGGCCGAACTGGTACAGGCGCGCGCCCCGATCGTCCGCTCGGCGCTCCCCGACCGTTCCCTCCTCGAAGCGGTGATGCATGGACTTCAAAAGCTCTGA
- a CDS encoding roadblock/LC7 domain-containing protein translates to MIQQRGNFDWMLKDLADGVPGIQQIVVLSADGLRIARYGGDPDAADRVAAACAGLQSLAGAVAGEIPRSDGTMRMVIIEINGGYFYLMSAGANAYLAVLANQTAEPGLMSNRMRDLVARIGAHLTSPPRRNGQTV, encoded by the coding sequence GTGATCCAGCAGCGAGGCAACTTCGACTGGATGCTCAAAGACCTCGCCGACGGCGTCCCGGGCATCCAGCAGATCGTGGTGCTCTCCGCCGACGGGCTGCGCATCGCCCGCTACGGCGGCGACCCCGACGCCGCCGACCGCGTCGCCGCCGCCTGCGCGGGACTCCAGAGCCTGGCCGGAGCCGTCGCGGGCGAGATCCCCCGCAGCGACGGCACGATGCGGATGGTCATCATCGAGATCAACGGCGGCTACTTCTACCTCATGTCCGCCGGGGCCAACGCCTATCTCGCGGTCCTCGCCAACCAGACCGCGGAGCCCGGCCTGATGAGCAACCGCATGCGCGACCTCGTCGCACGGATCGGCGCGCACCTCACCAGCCCGCCGCGCCGCAACGGGCAGACCGTATGA
- a CDS encoding sensor histidine kinase KdpD, whose product MVSVQSPPGGRELPYARVLLLPAILMAAVTGAAVAVVTSPARTAVGWCGAIATLLVVTVAAEAVRRGRHARDLRAELARSTTYFEQRIAAHDQEFVRLRTEVLPIGLRRMRGGVNPENVARTFGQGASDPCELTAVQRDLLGTVLKVVDDEDLLRDSSQRSFVNIARRVQAIVHQQNKELREMEEDHGRNPEVFDDLLRIDHGTALIGRLADSIAVLGGGRPGRNWPEPVPLFSVMRGAMSRILEYRRIELHSIADVNVNGIHVEPVIHAVAELLDNATRYSPPTTKVHLTALVVQTGVAIEIEDSGVSFSDEARGKIEELLRQAAAGVDLNILGEAPRLGMAVVGRLSKMYDMKISLRQSAYGGVRAVIVVPSNMLTKDPAPGLAHGIGVNAVPTMDTDGVEGPKRKPKKRRPTTGPRVPSPHDGSQDDDAPLVTEWTANGLPQRRSRVKVPLSQRIAEARAAEVAAEAAAAAAPWEATPATKEEEPPPGLWVEAFMEGLKGDPDPTAFTRSHQPAPAEADDEGDLK is encoded by the coding sequence ATGGTGAGTGTTCAATCGCCTCCCGGTGGCCGTGAACTTCCCTACGCGCGCGTCCTGTTGCTGCCGGCCATACTGATGGCCGCGGTGACCGGGGCCGCCGTCGCCGTGGTGACGAGCCCGGCCAGGACCGCCGTCGGCTGGTGCGGCGCCATCGCGACGCTGCTGGTCGTCACCGTCGCGGCGGAAGCCGTACGCCGCGGCCGCCACGCCCGTGACCTGCGCGCCGAACTCGCCCGCAGCACCACGTACTTCGAACAGCGCATCGCCGCCCACGACCAGGAGTTCGTGCGCCTGCGCACAGAGGTCCTGCCGATCGGGCTCCGCCGCATGCGGGGCGGCGTCAACCCCGAGAACGTGGCCCGTACCTTCGGCCAAGGCGCGAGCGACCCGTGCGAACTCACCGCCGTGCAGCGGGATCTGCTCGGCACCGTACTCAAGGTCGTGGACGACGAGGACCTGCTGCGCGACTCCTCCCAGCGCTCCTTCGTCAACATCGCCCGGCGCGTCCAGGCGATCGTCCACCAGCAGAACAAGGAACTCCGCGAGATGGAGGAGGACCACGGGCGCAACCCCGAGGTCTTCGACGACCTGCTGCGCATCGACCACGGCACCGCGCTGATCGGCCGCCTCGCCGACTCCATCGCCGTGCTCGGCGGCGGCCGTCCGGGGCGCAACTGGCCCGAGCCCGTCCCGCTGTTCAGCGTGATGCGCGGCGCCATGTCCCGGATCCTGGAGTACCGCCGCATCGAGCTGCACTCGATCGCCGACGTCAACGTCAACGGCATCCACGTCGAACCGGTCATCCACGCCGTCGCCGAACTGCTCGACAACGCGACGCGCTACTCGCCGCCGACCACCAAGGTGCACCTCACCGCCCTCGTCGTGCAGACCGGTGTCGCCATCGAGATCGAGGACTCCGGCGTCAGCTTCAGCGACGAGGCCCGCGGAAAGATCGAGGAACTGCTCCGGCAGGCCGCGGCTGGCGTCGACCTCAACATCCTCGGCGAGGCCCCCCGGCTCGGCATGGCCGTCGTCGGGCGGCTCTCGAAGATGTACGACATGAAGATCTCGCTCCGCCAGTCCGCTTACGGCGGCGTCCGCGCCGTCATCGTCGTGCCGAGCAACATGCTCACCAAGGACCCCGCCCCCGGTCTCGCGCACGGCATCGGCGTGAACGCGGTGCCGACGATGGACACCGACGGAGTCGAGGGCCCCAAGCGCAAGCCGAAGAAGCGCCGTCCGACCACCGGACCCCGTGTCCCGTCGCCGCACGACGGCTCCCAGGACGACGACGCGCCGCTGGTCACCGAGTGGACGGCCAACGGTCTGCCGCAGCGGCGCAGCAGGGTCAAGGTCCCGCTCAGTCAGCGGATCGCGGAAGCCCGGGCCGCCGAGGTGGCCGCCGAGGCCGCGGCCGCCGCGGCGCCCTGGGAGGCCACGCCCGCCACCAAGGAGGAGGAGCCCCCGCCGGGGCTGTGGGTCGAGGCGTTCATGGAAGGCCTCAAGGGCGACCCGGACCCGACCGCATTCACCCGTAGCCATCAGCCGGCCCCTGCCGAGGCCGACGACGAGGGGGACCTCAAGTGA
- a CDS encoding TetR/AcrR family transcriptional regulator: MGAGGGRRVGRPRATQRPDSGLSPRDELLDAAAELFTTRGYAATTTRAVAERAGMRQASMYHYVSGKEELLAELLESTVTPSLAFARRLLADDAAAPEGRLWELCRTDVELLCGGPHNLGGLYLLPEVRAERFAGFHAVRAELKGTYRQLLAATAAGGALAKSELDLRTDLLFGLIEGVILVHRSDPDRPVSAFAEATADAALRIAGI; the protein is encoded by the coding sequence ATGGGAGCCGGGGGCGGACGACGGGTGGGCCGGCCGCGCGCGACGCAGCGGCCGGACAGCGGCCTGTCGCCGCGCGACGAACTGCTCGACGCGGCGGCCGAGTTGTTCACGACACGCGGGTACGCGGCGACGACCACCCGGGCCGTCGCCGAGCGGGCGGGCATGCGCCAGGCGTCCATGTACCACTACGTCTCCGGCAAGGAGGAGCTGCTCGCCGAGCTCCTGGAGTCCACGGTCACGCCCTCGCTGGCCTTCGCCCGCCGGCTCCTGGCGGACGACGCGGCCGCGCCCGAGGGCCGGTTGTGGGAGCTGTGCCGGACCGACGTGGAACTGCTCTGCGGCGGCCCGCACAACCTCGGCGGGCTGTACCTGCTGCCCGAGGTGCGCGCCGAGCGCTTCGCGGGCTTCCACGCCGTACGGGCCGAACTCAAGGGCACCTACCGGCAGTTGCTGGCAGCGACGGCCGCGGGCGGCGCTCTCGCCAAGAGTGAACTCGACCTGCGGACGGATCTGTTGTTCGGCCTCATCGAAGGGGTGATTCTCGTGCACCGCTCCGACCCGGACCGGCCCGTGTCCGCGTTCGCCGAGGCCACCGCCGACGCGGCGCTGCGGATCGCCGGAATCTGA
- a CDS encoding urea amidolyase associated protein UAAP1 — MATATTHGARDHARAQEGTRAEAMPVVPASSWPAPPCEAGHLVWAETVAGGNYTHRVLARGTELRLTDLSGDACAHLLLYAADRPWERLNVADTVKVQWNAYLGEGQLLLSDQGRVLASLTADTSGRHDALCGTSTLVRNTQRYGDGVPQSASPAGRELFKLAAAKNGLGPRDLPPSLSFFQGVAIGDDGSLDFTGSAGPGGSVTLRAEQDVTVLIVNVPHPVDPRPAYTSTALEVLAWRSAATKPGDPLWEATPEGRRAFQNTVEFLAARGLA, encoded by the coding sequence ATGGCGACAGCGACCACGCACGGAGCACGCGATCACGCCCGCGCCCAGGAGGGCACCCGCGCCGAGGCCATGCCCGTCGTTCCGGCGAGCTCCTGGCCCGCGCCCCCCTGCGAGGCGGGCCACCTGGTGTGGGCGGAGACGGTGGCGGGCGGCAACTACACGCACCGGGTGCTGGCCCGCGGCACGGAACTCAGGCTGACCGACCTGAGCGGCGACGCCTGCGCCCACCTCCTCCTGTACGCCGCCGACCGTCCCTGGGAGCGCCTGAACGTGGCGGACACGGTCAAGGTCCAGTGGAACGCGTACCTGGGCGAGGGGCAGTTGCTCCTCTCCGACCAGGGCCGCGTGCTCGCCTCGCTCACCGCCGACACCTCCGGGCGCCACGACGCCCTGTGCGGCACCTCCACGCTCGTACGCAACACACAGCGCTACGGGGACGGCGTGCCGCAGTCCGCCTCCCCCGCGGGACGCGAGCTGTTCAAGCTGGCCGCCGCCAAGAACGGCCTCGGACCACGTGATCTGCCGCCCTCGCTCTCCTTCTTCCAGGGCGTGGCGATAGGCGACGACGGCTCCCTGGACTTCACCGGTTCGGCGGGTCCTGGCGGCAGTGTGACGTTGCGCGCCGAGCAGGACGTCACCGTGCTGATCGTGAACGTGCCGCACCCGGTCGACCCGCGCCCCGCCTACACCAGCACCGCCCTCGAGGTGCTCGCCTGGCGGTCGGCGGCGACGAAGCCGGGCGACCCGTTGTGGGAGGCGACGCCCGAGGGCCGCCGTGCCTTCCAGAACACCGTCGAGTTCCTGGCCGCGAGGGGGCTCGCATGA